In Leptodactylus fuscus isolate aLepFus1 chromosome 2, aLepFus1.hap2, whole genome shotgun sequence, one genomic interval encodes:
- the LOC142195751 gene encoding keratin, type II cytoskeletal cochleal-like yields the protein MAYMQRQSGGSISGGGGGGGNRGFSSCSVGGGRSGSRSGVGSRSLYSLGGAKKTAISATSVHVGGRHGGAGGFGGGAAGGFGGGAGGGFGGGAGGGFGGGAGGGFGGGAGGGFGGGAAGGFGGGSGFGGGAGGYGGHGGDPGFPVCPPGGIQNVTINQSLLQPINVDIDPNIQKVKTEEREQIKTLNNKFATFIDKVRFLEQQNKVLETKWSLLQEQGSKGGSSKNSLEPLFQRYISGMKKHLDSITGQKSRLESELKSTQELMEDFKKKYEDEINKRTQAENDFVLLKKDVDAEFMKKSDLECKVDGLTDEINFLRTLYEAELQQAQGAGGDTSVILSMDNNRSLDFNDLIDGLKAQYEEIAQKSKAEAEALYDNKYQQLQAAAGAQGDHIKNSKNEVSDLNRKIQKMKAEIEAVKKQIAALQTSIADAEQRGELALKDAKEKLAGLEAALQKAKEDLARQVRDLQELMSVKLALDIEIATYRKILEGEEDRMSGEIFNQVSISVVGGGSSFDGGAGGAGGFGAGGAGGFGAGGGSGGYGFGGGAGAFGAGGGSGGYGFGGGAGAGAFGAGGGSGFGGGSSGQFGASQGSSSYSHSASRTSMAVSKSSKRA from the exons ATGGCTTACATGCAAAGGCAAAGTGGTGGTAGtattagtggtggtggtggtggtggaggaaacAGAGGATTTAGTAGCTGTTCAGTTGGTGGAGGAAGATCCGGTTCTCGTTCTGGTGTCGGATCAAGAAGTCTATATAGTCTTGGTGGAGCAAAGAAAACAGCAATCAGTGCAACCAGTGTTCATGTTGGGGGACGCCATGGTGGTGCAGGAGGATtcggtggtggtgctgcaggaggATTCGGTGGTGGTGCAGGAGGAGGATTCGGTGGTGGTGCAGGAGGAGGATTCGGTGGTGGTGCAGGAGGAGGATTCGGTGGTGGTGCAGGAGGAGGATtcggtggtggtgctgcaggaggATTTGGTGGAGGATCAGGATTTGGTGGTGGTGCAGGAGGATATGGTGGACATGGAGGTGACCCTGGTTTCCCTGTTTGCCCACCTGGTGGAATTCAGAACGTTACTATCAACCAAAGCCTTCTGCAGCCAATAAATGTGGATATAGATCCAAATATTCAAAAAGTCAAAACTGAAGAAAGGGAACAGATTAAAACCCTCAACAACAAATTTGCAACTTTCATTGACAAG GTTAGATTCTTGGAACAACAAAACAAAGTCCTAGAAACAAAATGGAGCCTCTTGCAAGAACAAGGGTCAAAAGGTGGCAGTAGCAAAAACAGCTTAGAACCCCTTTTTCAACGTTATATTAGCGGTATGAAGAAACATCTTGATAGTATAACAGGCCAGAAAAGCCGTCTAGAAAGTGAACTGAAGAGCACGCAAGAATTGATGGAAGACTTCAAGAAAAA ATATGAAGATGAGATTAATAAGCGTACTCAGGCAGAAAATGACTTTGTTTTGCTTAAGAAG GACGTTGATGCAGAATTTATGAAAAAGTCAGATTTggagtgcaaagtggatggactgACAGATGAAATTAACTTCCTGAGAACTCTGTATGAAGCT GAACTTCAACAAGCACAAGGAGCCGGTGGTGACACCTCTGTTATCCTGTCAATGGATAATAACCGTTCATTAGATTTTAATGACCTTATCGACGGCCTTAAGGCTCAATATGAGGAGATTGCACAGAAGAGCAAAGCTGAGGCAGAAGCATTATATGACAACAAG TATCAGCAATTGCAAGCTGCCGCTGGAGCGCAAGGCGATCACATAAAGAACTCAAAGAACGAAGTTTCAGACCTGAATCGTAAGATCCAGAAGATGAAGGCTGAGATTGAGGCTGTCAAGAAGCAG ATTGCAGCTCTCCAGACCTCCATTGCTGATGCTGAGCAACGTGGTGAACTTGCTCTCAAAGATGCCAAAGAGAAGTTGGCTGGACTTGAAGCTGCATTGCAAAAGGCTAAGGAAGACCTGGCCCGTCAAGTGCGTGACCTCCAGGAGCTCATGAGTGTGAAACTTGCCCTTGATATTGAAATTGCCACCTACAGAAAAATTCTGGAAGGAGAGGAGGACAG AATGTCTGGAGAGATTTTCAACCAAGTCAGCATCT CTGTTGTCGGCGGAGGTTCAAGCTTTGATGGTGGTGCTGGAGGAGCAGGAGGATTTGGCGCTGGAGGAGCAGGAGGATTTGGCGCTGGCGGAGGATCAGGAGGATATGGTTTTGGTGGAGGAGCAGGAGCATTTGGTGCTGGCGGAGGATCAGGAGGATATGGTTTTGGTGGAGGAGCAGGAGCAGGAGCATTTGGTGCTGGCGGAGGAAGTGGATTCGGAGGAGGCAGCAGTGGTCAATTTGGTGCCTCTCAGGGAAGCAGCAGTTACAGCCATTCTGCAAGCAGAACCTCAATGGCAGTATCAAAATCATCAAAGAGGGCATAA